A single region of the Bifidobacterium asteroides DSM 20089 genome encodes:
- a CDS encoding cysteine ABC transporter substrate-binding protein, with amino-acid sequence MNRLIRTALATGATIAMMASMAACGPSAATPSDAGSGSGGSSGSSAASGSARTPEQITKSGKLKVAVFTDKAPFGYVDKDGKNQGYDVVLAERLAKDLGVKPEYTSVDPAARVDVLSSNKVDVVLANFTVTDDRARKVDFAKPYMKVFLGVVSPDSAPIKDVKELNGKTLIIAKGTTAEPYFEQHYPEVKLQKYDQYADAYNALLDHRGDAMSTDNTEVLAWAKANKGFSVGITKLGDEAVIAPAVRKGNKPLLDYINKELVKLGQERFFHEDYRKTLEPVYGSAANPDEIVVEGGKD; translated from the coding sequence ATGAACCGATTGATACGGACGGCGCTGGCCACAGGGGCGACGATTGCGATGATGGCTTCCATGGCGGCCTGCGGCCCTTCGGCGGCCACCCCCAGTGACGCTGGAAGCGGCTCGGGGGGCAGCTCCGGCTCTTCGGCGGCATCCGGGTCCGCGCGCACCCCGGAGCAGATCACCAAGTCCGGCAAGCTCAAGGTGGCGGTCTTCACCGACAAGGCCCCCTTCGGCTACGTGGACAAGGACGGCAAGAACCAGGGCTACGACGTGGTCCTGGCCGAGCGCCTGGCCAAGGACCTGGGCGTCAAGCCCGAATACACATCGGTGGATCCGGCCGCCCGGGTGGACGTGCTGTCCAGCAACAAGGTGGACGTGGTTCTGGCCAATTTCACCGTCACCGATGATCGCGCTCGCAAGGTGGACTTCGCCAAGCCCTATATGAAGGTCTTCCTGGGCGTGGTCTCCCCGGATTCGGCGCCGATCAAAGATGTCAAGGAGCTGAACGGCAAGACCCTGATCATCGCCAAGGGGACCACGGCTGAGCCCTACTTCGAGCAGCACTACCCGGAAGTCAAGCTGCAGAAGTATGACCAGTACGCCGATGCCTACAACGCTCTGCTGGACCACCGCGGCGATGCCATGAGCACCGACAACACCGAGGTGCTGGCATGGGCCAAGGCCAACAAGGGCTTCTCGGTGGGCATCACCAAGCTTGGGGACGAGGCGGTCATCGCCCCGGCCGTGCGCAAGGGGAACAAGCCCCTGCTGGACTACATCAACAAGGAGCTGGTCAAGCTGGGCCAGGAGCGGTTCTTCCATGAGGACTATCGCAAGACCCTGG
- a CDS encoding amino acid ABC transporter ATP-binding protein, translating into MTEGQTTANQPQDKEEERAVLTVEHLVKQYPQAQSPVLNDISFQVPKGKVFVVLGPSGSGKSTLLRTIAGLEPIQGGRILLDGQVVETGHPLGKHRGGAGGLMSGSRSSDLRTRIGMVFQSYDLFPNRTVLDNVTLAPVLVQKRKRDQARQEALELLDRVGLADRRDAWPSQLSGGQRQRVAICRALILHPEIMLFDEVTAALDPEMVREVLQVILELADQGLTMMIVTHEMAFARGIADHIVLLDGGALVEQSDDPEAFFTHPATDRAQRFLSTFTYERRRDQDQDQESQ; encoded by the coding sequence ATGACTGAGGGGCAAACGACGGCGAACCAGCCACAGGACAAAGAGGAGGAGCGGGCGGTGCTGACCGTCGAGCATCTGGTCAAGCAGTATCCGCAGGCGCAGAGCCCTGTGCTCAATGACATCTCCTTCCAGGTGCCCAAGGGCAAGGTCTTTGTGGTCCTGGGACCCTCTGGCTCAGGCAAGTCCACCCTGCTGCGGACCATTGCCGGGCTGGAGCCCATACAGGGCGGCCGGATCCTTCTGGACGGTCAAGTGGTGGAGACCGGTCACCCCCTGGGCAAGCACAGGGGAGGTGCTGGAGGCCTGATGTCGGGCAGCCGCAGCTCCGACCTGCGTACCAGGATCGGTATGGTCTTTCAGAGCTACGACCTCTTCCCCAACAGGACCGTGCTGGACAACGTGACCCTGGCGCCCGTCCTGGTCCAGAAGCGCAAGCGGGACCAGGCACGTCAGGAGGCACTGGAGCTGCTGGATCGGGTGGGTCTGGCCGACCGCCGGGATGCCTGGCCCAGCCAGCTTTCGGGAGGTCAGCGGCAAAGGGTGGCCATCTGCCGGGCCCTCATCCTCCACCCCGAGATCATGCTCTTCGACGAGGTGACCGCGGCTCTGGACCCTGAGATGGTACGCGAGGTCCTCCAGGTCATTCTGGAGTTGGCCGACCAGGGGCTGACCATGATGATCGTCACCCACGAGATGGCCTTCGCCAGGGGCATCGCCGACCACATCGTCCTTCTTGATGGAGGCGCCTTGGTTGAGCAGTCCGACGACCCGGAGGCCTTCTTCACCCATCCGGCCACTGACCGGGCGCAGCGCTTCCTGTCCACCTTCACCTACGAGCGCAGGCGGGATCAGGACCAGGATCAGGAGTCCCAATGA
- a CDS encoding amino acid ABC transporter permease produces the protein MHGVEVLFQPGVMPRLFQGLWVTVWIAGVSVLLSLPLGLVVGWLMTLRNPLIRFLMRIYLDFIRIMPQLALLFIAFYGLSRAWNLNLDATGACLLVFVLWGGAELGDLVRGALESIPRTQVESAYVLGLGSWQTFSRIILPQALRRLLPASVNLATRIVKTTSLAALLGVIEVIKVGQQIIDANRFAYPQATLWIYGVIFFMYFFICWPLSLVARHLEKRWAHD, from the coding sequence ATGCACGGCGTTGAGGTGCTCTTCCAGCCAGGCGTCATGCCCAGGCTCTTCCAGGGTCTCTGGGTGACCGTCTGGATAGCCGGCGTCTCGGTCCTGCTCTCCCTGCCCCTGGGGTTGGTGGTCGGATGGCTGATGACCCTGCGTAACCCCCTGATTCGCTTCCTGATGAGGATCTATCTGGACTTCATCCGCATCATGCCCCAGCTGGCTCTGCTCTTCATCGCCTTCTACGGGCTGTCCAGGGCATGGAACCTGAATCTGGATGCCACCGGCGCCTGCCTGCTGGTCTTTGTGCTCTGGGGCGGGGCCGAGCTGGGCGATCTGGTTCGCGGGGCCCTGGAGTCCATCCCCCGCACCCAGGTGGAGTCGGCCTACGTGCTGGGACTGGGGTCCTGGCAGACCTTCTCCAGGATCATCCTTCCCCAGGCCCTGCGCCGGCTGTTGCCGGCAAGCGTCAACCTGGCCACCAGGATTGTCAAGACCACCTCCCTGGCCGCCCTGCTGGGCGTCATCGAGGTCATCAAGGTCGGTCAGCAGATCATCGACGCCAACCGTTTCGCCTATCCCCAGGCGACCCTCTGGATCTACGGGGTGATCTTCTTCATGTATTTCTTCATCTGCTGGCCCCTGTCCCTGGTGGCCCGGCATCTGGAAAAGAGGTGGGCCCATGACTGA
- a CDS encoding amino acid ABC transporter permease has product MNWTFMAQNLHFFVNAAYVTAFISFFGVVFSMLIGLVCAGLEVFRIPLLSQAARIYIELSRNTPLLVQLYFLYFGLPKLGVNWSAQTCAIVGLAFLGGSYMAEAMRGGLEAVPQVQIESARVLGFTRAQTLSRIVLPQALSSAIPGVVANIIFLIKESSVVSAIALADVMYVTKDLMGTSYDTYESLTLLIVTYLVILLPISVIGTVLERRFDYARR; this is encoded by the coding sequence ATGAATTGGACCTTCATGGCGCAGAATCTGCACTTCTTCGTCAACGCGGCCTATGTAACTGCCTTCATCTCCTTCTTTGGCGTGGTGTTTTCCATGCTGATCGGGCTGGTCTGTGCCGGGCTGGAGGTCTTCAGGATCCCCCTGCTCTCGCAGGCGGCCAGGATATACATCGAGCTGTCAAGAAACACCCCGCTCCTGGTTCAGCTCTACTTTCTCTATTTCGGGTTGCCCAAGCTTGGGGTCAACTGGAGCGCCCAGACCTGCGCCATCGTCGGGCTGGCCTTCCTGGGTGGCTCCTACATGGCCGAGGCCATGCGTGGCGGGCTGGAAGCGGTGCCTCAGGTGCAGATCGAGTCAGCCCGCGTCCTGGGATTCACGCGAGCTCAGACCCTGTCCAGGATCGTGTTGCCCCAGGCCCTGAGCAGCGCCATACCGGGCGTGGTGGCCAACATCATCTTCCTTATCAAGGAATCCTCGGTGGTCTCGGCCATAGCTCTGGCCGATGTCATGTATGTCACCAAGGATCTGATGGGCACCTCCTACGACACCTACGAGTCGCTGACCCTGCTCATCGTCACCTATCTGGTCATCCTGCTGCCCATCTCCGTCATCGGCACCGTTCTTGAACGGAGGTTCGACTATGCACGGCGTTGA
- the nrdH gene encoding glutaredoxin-like protein NrdH gives MSITVYTKAHCPQCDATKRQLTKQGLEFEQVDLTEDQTLIDQFIAQGFKQTPIVVTDQETWSGYRPDLIRKVAQSAKVFA, from the coding sequence ATGTCCATCACGGTCTACACCAAGGCGCACTGTCCCCAGTGTGATGCCACCAAGCGTCAGCTGACCAAGCAGGGGCTGGAGTTCGAGCAGGTGGATTTGACCGAGGATCAGACCTTGATCGACCAGTTCATCGCCCAGGGATTCAAGCAGACCCCAATCGTAGTCACTGACCAGGAGACGTGGAGCGGGTATCGCCCCGATCTGATCAGGAAGGTAGCACAGAGCGCCAAGGTTTTTGCCTGA
- the nucS gene encoding endonuclease NucS gives MRIIVADCSAEYSGRLNASLPPARRVLLIKADMSCLIFSELGSYKPLNWMCAPCTIREIEPEETSEDVLGVKADSVAGTGPDEVAEAAAPDALIAQEQDQDQARPVRKVLRVSAVKSSDVLTIRLYRVYADDSYDLGVDPGLVKDGVEAHLQRYLAEQIDRIGPGATLVRREYPTPIGPVDIMAVDGQGRHVAIEIKRHGGIDGVEQLTRYCRLLNRDPLLAPVRGIFAAQTITPQARVLAEDRGFECLILDYEAMKGADSDELTLF, from the coding sequence GTGCGAATCATTGTTGCCGACTGCTCCGCCGAATACTCCGGGCGTCTCAATGCCAGCCTGCCGCCGGCCAGGCGCGTTCTGCTGATCAAGGCCGACATGAGCTGTCTGATCTTTTCGGAACTGGGCTCATACAAACCCCTGAACTGGATGTGCGCCCCCTGCACCATCAGGGAGATCGAACCCGAGGAGACAAGCGAGGACGTCTTGGGTGTCAAGGCTGATTCAGTGGCCGGAACGGGGCCGGACGAGGTAGCCGAAGCTGCCGCGCCCGATGCGCTGATCGCCCAGGAGCAGGATCAGGACCAGGCTCGGCCTGTCCGTAAGGTTCTGCGTGTTTCGGCCGTGAAATCCAGCGACGTGCTGACCATCAGGCTTTACCGGGTCTATGCCGACGACAGCTATGACCTTGGCGTGGACCCCGGATTGGTCAAGGACGGTGTGGAAGCACACCTGCAGCGCTATCTGGCCGAACAGATCGACCGGATCGGCCCAGGAGCCACCCTGGTTCGCCGGGAGTATCCCACGCCCATCGGCCCGGTGGACATCATGGCCGTGGACGGCCAGGGACGGCATGTAGCCATCGAGATTAAGCGGCATGGCGGCATTGACGGGGTGGAACAGCTGACCCGCTACTGCCGCCTGCTCAACCGCGACCCCCTGCTGGCCCCGGTCCGCGGGATCTTCGCGGCCCAGACCATCACCCCCCAGGCCAGGGTTCTTGCCGAGGACAGGGGATTCGAGTGCCTGATCCTGGACTACGAGGCCATGAAGGGCGCTGACAGCGACGAACTGACCCTCTTCTAA
- a CDS encoding F0F1 ATP synthase subunit epsilon, whose protein sequence is MADTGKASMQVNIVSADRPIWSGQARSVTVPGTQGSMGIMPDHEPVLALLQEGNIRVQATDGGRQSFHVDSGFASFDSNKLTVAVDHYLEDADQGQQS, encoded by the coding sequence ATGGCGGACACAGGCAAGGCCTCCATGCAGGTCAACATCGTCTCGGCGGACAGGCCGATCTGGTCGGGCCAGGCGCGGTCGGTCACCGTGCCCGGCACCCAGGGGTCCATGGGCATCATGCCCGACCACGAGCCGGTGCTGGCCCTGCTGCAGGAGGGCAACATCCGGGTTCAGGCCACCGATGGCGGTCGTCAGTCCTTCCATGTGGATAGCGGATTCGCCTCTTTCGACAGCAATAAGCTGACCGTGGCCGTGGACCACTACCTGGAGGATGCCGATCAGGGACAGCAGTCCTGA
- the atpD gene encoding F0F1 ATP synthase subunit beta has translation MVAQQEQPTTASRKPDSVSKGRVTRVQGSVIDVEFPAGHLPDIYNALTVNLSKSSDTEGESLTTIMLEVEQHLGDSTVRTVALKPTDGLVRGATVTDTGGPIMVPVGDVTKGHVFDVAGNILNKKEGEQIKVTERWPIHRNPPAFDQLESKTQMFETGIKVIDLLTPYVEGGKIGLFGGAGVGKTVLIQEMIQRVAQNHGGVSVFAGVGERTREGNDLIGEMDEAGVLEKTALVFGQMDEPPGTRLRVPLTALTMSEYFRDVENQDVLLFIDNIFRFTQAGSEVSTLLGRMPSAVGYQPNLADEMGALQERITSTRGHSITSLQAIYVPADDYTDPAPATTFAHLDATTELSRDIASQGIYPAVDPLASTSRILDPRYVGQAHYDCANRVKAILQRNKELQDIIALIGIDELGEEDKTTVNRARKIEQFLGQNFYVAEKFTGRKGSYVPADETIEAFTRICDGAYDDVPEQAFSGIGGIDDLEHKWHDMQKEYR, from the coding sequence ATGGTTGCACAGCAAGAACAGCCGACCACAGCGAGCCGCAAGCCGGATTCGGTCTCCAAGGGGCGCGTCACCCGAGTCCAGGGTTCGGTCATCGATGTGGAGTTCCCGGCAGGCCATCTGCCGGACATCTACAATGCCCTGACCGTAAATCTGAGCAAGTCTTCGGACACCGAGGGCGAATCGCTGACCACCATCATGCTGGAGGTGGAGCAGCACTTGGGCGATTCCACGGTCCGTACCGTGGCTCTGAAGCCCACCGACGGCCTGGTTCGAGGCGCCACTGTCACCGATACAGGCGGGCCCATCATGGTGCCCGTGGGTGACGTGACCAAGGGCCACGTCTTCGACGTGGCCGGCAACATCCTCAACAAGAAGGAGGGTGAGCAGATCAAGGTCACCGAGCGGTGGCCCATCCATCGCAACCCGCCCGCCTTCGACCAACTGGAGTCCAAGACCCAGATGTTCGAAACCGGCATCAAGGTCATCGACCTGCTGACCCCCTATGTGGAGGGTGGCAAGATCGGCCTGTTCGGCGGCGCAGGCGTGGGCAAGACCGTGCTCATCCAGGAGATGATCCAGCGCGTGGCGCAGAACCACGGCGGTGTCTCCGTCTTCGCTGGTGTGGGCGAGCGCACCCGTGAGGGCAACGACCTGATCGGCGAGATGGACGAGGCCGGCGTGCTGGAGAAGACCGCACTGGTCTTCGGCCAGATGGACGAGCCCCCGGGGACCCGTCTGCGCGTGCCTCTGACCGCCTTGACCATGTCGGAGTATTTCCGCGACGTGGAGAACCAGGATGTGTTGCTCTTCATCGACAACATCTTCCGGTTCACCCAGGCCGGCTCAGAGGTCTCGACCCTGCTGGGCCGCATGCCCTCAGCCGTGGGCTACCAGCCCAACCTGGCCGACGAGATGGGCGCCCTGCAGGAGAGGATCACCTCCACAAGGGGCCACTCCATCACCTCCCTGCAGGCCATCTACGTGCCGGCCGATGATTACACCGACCCGGCTCCTGCGACCACCTTCGCCCACTTGGACGCCACCACCGAGCTCAGCCGTGACATCGCCTCCCAGGGCATCTACCCGGCTGTGGATCCGCTGGCGTCCACCTCCAGGATTCTGGACCCACGCTACGTGGGACAGGCCCACTACGACTGCGCCAACAGGGTCAAGGCCATCCTGCAGAGGAACAAGGAGCTCCAGGACATCATCGCTCTGATCGGCATCGACGAGCTGGGCGAGGAGGACAAGACCACCGTCAACCGCGCCCGCAAGATCGAGCAGTTCCTGGGCCAGAACTTCTATGTGGCCGAAAAGTTCACCGGTCGCAAGGGCTCCTACGTGCCTGCGGACGAGACCATCGAGGCCTTCACCCGCATCTGCGACGGCGCCTATGACGACGTGCCCGAGCAGGCTTTCTCCGGCATCGGCGGCATCGACGATCTTGAGCACAAGTGGCATGACATGCAGAAGGAATACCGGTAG
- a CDS encoding F0F1 ATP synthase subunit gamma gives MASQLAFKSRIASTSALEKIFNAQEMIASSHIAKARTVAQEAKPYSDAIFDAVQALVAHTDDIRHPIVRKDEKNPRVAVLALTADRGMAGAYTSSVIRETESLLARLDQQGRQPQLFVYGRRGVSYYRYRNRSIVKTWEGDSDRPGVDVAREISQALLETYMTPAARGGVSELYIVFTEFINMVVQKVRVLRMLPLELIRPDQEKPEEAIDAPVPEDEHGPKGDRYTALYDFEPSSQEVLDAVLPKYIQSRIHECLLTSAASETASRQNAMHTATDNAKGLIDDLTRRLNATRQAAITQELTEIVGSADALNKEEE, from the coding sequence ATGGCCTCACAACTCGCATTCAAGTCAAGGATCGCCTCCACTTCGGCACTGGAGAAGATCTTCAATGCCCAGGAGATGATAGCCTCCTCGCATATCGCCAAGGCCAGGACCGTGGCCCAGGAAGCGAAGCCTTACTCCGATGCGATCTTCGATGCAGTCCAGGCCCTGGTGGCCCACACGGACGACATCCGGCACCCTATTGTCAGGAAGGACGAGAAGAACCCGCGCGTGGCTGTGCTGGCGCTTACAGCCGACCGCGGCATGGCAGGGGCCTATACCTCCTCGGTCATCCGCGAGACGGAATCTCTGCTGGCCCGCCTGGACCAGCAGGGCCGACAGCCACAGCTCTTCGTCTACGGTCGTCGCGGCGTCTCCTACTACCGTTACCGCAACCGCAGCATCGTCAAGACCTGGGAGGGCGACAGCGATCGGCCCGGTGTGGATGTGGCCAGGGAGATTTCCCAGGCGCTGCTGGAAACCTATATGACTCCAGCAGCCAGGGGGGGCGTCTCCGAGCTTTACATCGTCTTCACTGAATTCATCAACATGGTGGTGCAGAAGGTTCGGGTGCTGCGCATGCTGCCCCTGGAGCTGATCAGGCCTGACCAGGAGAAGCCTGAGGAGGCCATTGATGCCCCTGTGCCGGAGGATGAGCATGGACCTAAGGGCGACCGCTATACGGCCCTCTATGACTTCGAGCCCAGCTCCCAGGAGGTGCTGGATGCCGTCCTGCCCAAGTACATTCAGTCGCGCATCCATGAATGCCTGCTCACTTCGGCGGCCTCGGAGACCGCCAGCAGGCAGAACGCCATGCATACCGCCACCGATAACGCCAAGGGGCTGATCGACGACCTGACCCGTAGGCTCAATGCCACCCGTCAGGCGGCCATCACGCAGGAACTTACCGAGATCGTCGGCAGCGCCGATGCGCTCAACAAAGAGGAAGAGTAG
- the atpA gene encoding F0F1 ATP synthase subunit alpha, translating to MAEMTIDPAVVRKALDQFVESYKPTDTPTQEVGYVRTAGDGIAHVEGLPGCMANELLTFEDGTLGLAFNLDAREIGVVILGDFAGVEEGQEVHRTGEVLSVPVGDGYLGRTVNPLGEPIDGLGEIKSEGRRILEAQAPDVMHRHPVDEPLATGIKAIDAMTPIGRGQRQLIIGDRQTGKTAIAIDTIINQKRNWESGDPKKQVRCIYVAIGQKGTTIASVRSSLEEAGAMEYTTIVASPASDSAGFKYIAPYTGSAIGQHWMYGGKHVLIVFDDLSKQAEAYRSISLLLRRPPGREAYPGDVFYLHSRLLERCAKLSDDLGGGSMTGLPIIETKANDVSAYIPTNVISITDGQIFLQSDLFNANQRPAVDVGISVSRVGGAAQTKALKKVSSTLKISLAQYRSLQSFAMFASDLDAASKAQLTRGARLTELLKQPQFTPYSMEKQVVSVWVGTHGKLDDLDLEDVLPFESGLLDYLDHNTDILKTIRDTEDFTDDTEKALDKAVDEFAKTFVTHKGQTLDGHKADQDQEQPVDVQQEKLVADGKSGSKAGKR from the coding sequence ATGGCAGAAATGACCATTGATCCCGCCGTGGTGCGCAAGGCGCTCGACCAGTTCGTCGAGTCCTACAAGCCGACGGACACCCCCACCCAGGAGGTGGGCTACGTTCGTACGGCCGGTGACGGCATTGCGCATGTGGAGGGACTGCCTGGTTGTATGGCCAACGAGCTGCTGACCTTCGAAGACGGCACGCTGGGACTGGCCTTCAACCTGGACGCCCGAGAGATCGGCGTGGTCATCCTGGGCGACTTCGCAGGTGTCGAAGAGGGCCAGGAAGTCCACAGGACCGGCGAGGTGCTTTCGGTGCCCGTCGGCGACGGCTATCTGGGGCGTACGGTCAACCCTCTGGGCGAGCCCATCGACGGCCTGGGAGAAATCAAGAGCGAGGGCCGCAGAATCCTGGAGGCTCAGGCCCCCGACGTCATGCACCGGCATCCCGTCGACGAGCCCCTGGCCACCGGCATCAAGGCCATCGACGCCATGACACCCATCGGACGCGGTCAGCGTCAGCTGATCATCGGCGACCGTCAGACCGGCAAGACGGCCATCGCCATCGATACCATCATCAATCAGAAGCGCAACTGGGAGTCCGGAGACCCCAAGAAGCAGGTGCGGTGCATTTATGTGGCCATCGGCCAGAAGGGCACCACCATCGCCTCGGTCCGTTCCTCTCTGGAAGAGGCCGGCGCCATGGAGTACACCACCATCGTGGCCTCCCCGGCTTCCGACTCCGCAGGCTTCAAGTACATTGCCCCCTACACCGGTTCGGCCATCGGCCAGCACTGGATGTACGGCGGCAAGCACGTCCTGATCGTCTTCGACGATCTGAGCAAGCAGGCCGAGGCCTACCGGTCCATCTCCCTGCTGCTGCGCCGTCCGCCGGGGCGTGAGGCTTACCCAGGCGACGTCTTCTACCTGCATTCGCGTCTGCTGGAGCGCTGCGCGAAGCTCTCCGATGACCTGGGCGGCGGATCCATGACCGGTCTGCCCATCATCGAGACCAAGGCCAACGACGTTTCGGCCTACATTCCGACCAACGTGATCTCCATCACCGACGGTCAGATCTTCCTGCAGTCCGATCTGTTCAACGCCAACCAGCGTCCCGCCGTGGACGTGGGCATCTCGGTCTCCCGCGTGGGCGGTGCCGCACAGACCAAGGCTCTGAAGAAGGTCTCCTCGACCCTGAAGATCTCCCTGGCCCAGTATCGCTCCCTGCAGTCCTTCGCCATGTTCGCCTCGGATTTGGATGCCGCCTCCAAGGCACAGCTGACCCGTGGCGCCAGGCTGACCGAGCTGCTCAAGCAGCCCCAGTTCACGCCCTACTCCATGGAGAAGCAGGTCGTTTCGGTCTGGGTGGGCACCCATGGCAAGCTGGATGATCTGGACCTGGAGGACGTGCTGCCCTTCGAGTCAGGGCTCCTGGACTACCTGGACCACAACACCGACATCCTCAAGACCATCCGCGACACGGAGGACTTCACCGACGACACCGAGAAGGCTCTGGATAAGGCCGTTGACGAGTTCGCCAAGACCTTCGTGACCCACAAGGGCCAGACCCTGGACGGCCACAAGGCCGATCAGGATCAGGAGCAGCCGGTGGACGTCCAGCAGGAGAAGCTGGTGGCCGATGGCAAGAGCGGCAGCAAGGCCGGGAAGCGGTAG
- a CDS encoding F0F1 ATP synthase subunit delta, with protein sequence MRGETSLSSDKETRAKYAPLLKSKGKDALRVAMELYTFVTLLDANRPLERALTDPSRPAEDKWRVIDTILADKADPLTVDILHDLTNHQWSRVVHIANAAEDMSVDATAYYADALGITNQVAGELAEIHSALLGMPLVLFRLSDEYSDSRARADLLRALLAGQHMHPVTEQMALNATIDLRGRRFPDTIVWLVDRFSEHMDQVMVTVTTAVSMKDEQISRLQEVYGRKLGKPVHINSVVDPSVIGGMKVQYGSVSTDGTVATQLKHLKRRMAVAG encoded by the coding sequence ATGCGAGGAGAGACTTCGCTGAGCTCCGACAAGGAGACCAGGGCCAAGTATGCCCCTTTGCTCAAGAGCAAGGGGAAGGATGCCCTCCGCGTGGCCATGGAGCTCTATACCTTCGTGACCCTGCTCGATGCCAACAGGCCCCTGGAGCGTGCGCTGACCGACCCTTCCCGTCCGGCTGAGGACAAGTGGCGGGTGATCGACACCATCCTGGCCGACAAAGCCGATCCGCTGACCGTAGACATCCTCCATGACCTGACCAATCATCAGTGGAGCCGTGTAGTGCACATCGCCAATGCGGCCGAGGATATGTCCGTGGATGCCACCGCCTATTACGCCGATGCTTTGGGCATCACCAACCAGGTAGCCGGCGAGCTGGCTGAGATTCACTCGGCCCTGCTCGGGATGCCTCTGGTGCTCTTCCGGCTCTCGGACGAATACAGCGATTCCAGGGCTCGAGCCGACCTGCTCAGGGCTCTCCTGGCTGGGCAGCATATGCATCCGGTCACCGAGCAGATGGCCCTGAATGCCACCATCGATCTGCGTGGACGTCGCTTCCCTGACACCATCGTTTGGCTGGTGGATCGTTTCTCGGAACACATGGACCAGGTCATGGTCACCGTCACCACGGCGGTCTCCATGAAGGACGAGCAGATCAGCCGCCTGCAGGAGGTCTACGGGCGCAAGCTGGGCAAGCCGGTCCACATCAACTCGGTGGTTGACCCCTCGGTTATAGGCGGCATGAAGGTCCAGTACGGCTCGGTCTCCACCGATGGCACGGTGGCCACCCAGCTCAAGCACCTGAAGCGGCGGATGGCCGTGGCAGGATGA
- a CDS encoding F0F1 ATP synthase subunit B, producing the protein MYALAAGKGIKLFIPPIYDIFWSLVILVILAVFFYKFFMPKFQAIFDERSSKIEGNIQKAAKAREDADQARKQYQDQLSKARVEASQIRDDARAEASRIVADARTRAETEANQITENAQRSLKSQQQQALVSLKGEVGTLATALAGKILGSQLQDDAVQSSMIDSIIADQGGQSSDKRQAR; encoded by the coding sequence ATGTACGCTCTAGCGGCAGGCAAAGGGATCAAGCTGTTTATTCCTCCGATTTACGACATCTTCTGGTCGCTGGTCATCCTGGTCATTCTGGCCGTCTTCTTCTACAAGTTCTTCATGCCCAAGTTCCAGGCCATCTTCGATGAGCGCTCGTCCAAGATCGAGGGCAACATCCAGAAGGCCGCCAAGGCTCGTGAAGATGCGGATCAGGCCCGCAAGCAGTATCAGGATCAGCTGAGCAAGGCTCGTGTTGAGGCTTCCCAGATCCGGGATGACGCCCGCGCTGAGGCCTCCAGGATCGTGGCGGATGCCAGGACCCGTGCCGAGACCGAGGCCAACCAGATCACCGAGAACGCCCAGAGATCCCTCAAGTCCCAGCAGCAGCAGGCGCTGGTCTCGCTCAAGGGCGAGGTGGGCACGCTGGCTACGGCTCTTGCCGGCAAAATCCTGGGCTCGCAGCTTCAGGATGATGCCGTGCAGTCCTCCATGATCGACTCGATCATTGCGGACCAGGGCGGGCAGTCCTCGGACAAGCGGCAGGCACGATGA
- the atpE gene encoding ATP synthase F0 subunit C yields the protein MDIITLAEVSGNLSILGYGIAALGPALGLGIAVGKTVESMARQPEISGQLRTTMFIGLALIEVLALLGFVALFIA from the coding sequence ATGGACATCATCACACTTGCTGAGGTCTCCGGCAATCTGAGCATCCTGGGATACGGCATTGCAGCTCTCGGCCCCGCGCTGGGTCTGGGCATCGCCGTCGGCAAGACCGTCGAGAGCATGGCTCGCCAGCCTGAGATCAGCGGACAGCTGCGCACCACCATGTTCATCGGCCTGGCTCTGATCGAGGTGCTGGCCCTGCTGGGCTTCGTGGCGCTCTTCATCGCCTGA